A region from the uncultured Sunxiuqinia sp. genome encodes:
- a CDS encoding ATP-binding protein, with protein MIEVLDLSARRLEEFSIKALDILLFNTKGKEALKLIETDVDSIISYEIENLNTKAEEKNIVINQSNEIGPVLSLVDRKFMSKCFHYIIDNAIEFGHNDSQIIVNTTLNKENIVVSVENEGVPFPEKYLIASIQPFDTKNHINQNPALSLFLCKLIIEAHNGQVEFFNAEKGLL; from the coding sequence ATGATTGAAGTTTTAGATTTGTCTGCAAGAAGATTGGAGGAATTCTCAATTAAAGCTCTAGACATTTTACTATTTAATACCAAAGGGAAAGAGGCTTTAAAGCTAATAGAAACAGACGTTGATTCAATTATATCATATGAGATAGAAAATTTAAATACGAAAGCTGAAGAAAAAAATATTGTGATAAACCAATCAAACGAGATTGGTCCAGTCCTTAGTCTAGTTGATCGGAAATTTATGAGTAAATGTTTTCATTACATAATTGATAATGCTATAGAATTTGGTCATAACGATTCACAAATCATTGTTAATACAACGCTTAACAAAGAAAATATTGTGGTTTCTGTTGAAAATGAAGGTGTGCCATTCCCTGAAAAATATTTAATTGCCTCGATTCAGCCTTTTGATACAAAAAATCATATCAATCAAAATCCGGCATTATCTCTTTTCTTGTGTAAACTAATAATAGAGGCACATAACGGACAAGTTGAATTTTTCAATGCAGAAAAGGGGCTATTGTAA
- a CDS encoding response regulator — protein MKNIKSHKILIVDDQQKNIQVLGSLLRLGNYIVGVAMNGKQAMEILIELNDFDLVLLYVNMPIMNGFEACRAMRKIENLKEIPIIF, from the coding sequence ATGAAAAATATTAAAAGTCACAAAATTTTGATTGTTGATGATCAACAAAAAAACATTCAGGTACTAGGAAGTTTACTACGTCTGGGAAATTACATTGTTGGCGTTGCCATGAATGGTAAGCAAGCTATGGAAATCCTTATTGAGTTAAACGATTTCGACCTTGTCTTACTGTATGTTAATATGCCAATTATGAACGGCTTTGAGGCATGTAGGGCCATGCGAAAGATAGAAAACCTTAAAGAAATTCCGATTATCTTTTGA